agtATTTCAAGACCTCAATGTAAGCTATCAAACTgttgaaataaaaattcaacACTCTCATTGTAGAGACCTAATTCTTGGAGCAGGCCCATGTAGGTTTCAGTTAATGGGCCTTAGTGACCCAAAAGCCATTTGGTGTATGATAGAAAAGTTAGTTAAATACCGTTACTCGCAAGGAAAAccacacatttttttttaattctatctCACTTAGTCAGAGCAGCTCGGATCCACACacagagagagtgagagattcATCAATGGCGGTTTCTTGCAGCCACTCATCGATTCTCTTGCCCCCATCCACCTCCTCCGTTGGCTTCAACCGCTTCCCTCGTCTCCAAACGCTGCGTTTCAAATCCAGAAACGTTTATCAGAAAGCTAGGATCTCTACAGTGTCGGCGTCATCTTCACGGTCTCTCGAAGCTCTGATCTTCGACTGCGACGGTGTGATACTCGAATCAGAGAATCTACACCGTCAAGCTTACAACGACGCCTTCGCGCATTTCGATGTTCGTTGTCCTCCTTCTTCATCCGAGTCTCTCAACTGGAGCCTCGAGTTCTACGACAAGTTTCAGAACCTGGTCGGAGGTGGAAAGCCTAAAATGAGATGGTACTTTAGAGAAAATGGATGGCCGACTTCGACCCTTTTCGAGTCGCCTCCAGAGAGTGACGATGATCGAGCCAAGTTGATCGATAGTCTTCAGGATTGGAAGACAGAGAGGTACAAAGAGATCATAATGTCAGGAAGTGTAAGTAGTGAGATCTTGAACACATCATCTTAATTAGTTTCTCTAAGAGAGAATCTAAATCTCttagcctttttttttctttttggtttcagGTAGAAGCAAGACCTGGTGTAATAAGACTAATGGATGAAGCAA
The sequence above is drawn from the Brassica napus cultivar Da-Ae chromosome A8, Da-Ae, whole genome shotgun sequence genome and encodes:
- the LOC106361377 gene encoding haloacid dehalogenase-like hydrolase domain-containing protein At4g39970, yielding MAVSCSHSSILLPPSTSSVGFNRFPRLQTLRFKSRNVYQKARISTVSASSSRSLEALIFDCDGVILESENLHRQAYNDAFAHFDVRCPPSSSESLNWSLEFYDKFQNLVGGGKPKMRWYFRENGWPTSTLFESPPESDDDRAKLIDSLQDWKTERYKEIIMSGSVEARPGVIRLMDEARAAGKKLAVCSAATKSSVILCLENLIQIERFQGLDCFLAGDDVKEKKPDPSIYITAAEKLGVSVNDCLVIEDSVIGLQAATKAGMSCVITYTSSTSDQDFKEAIAVYPDLTNVSLKDLETLLQTIVTAA